One region of Pseudomonadota bacterium genomic DNA includes:
- a CDS encoding phosphatidylserine decarboxylase family protein: MNSVSLKIHKAAWPFVGVFILITLIFFSFSKFLGVLGLILTLWCLYFFRDPDRVVPTREGLVLSPADGHVQAIELASMPKELGLKGEFLRISIFLNIFDVHVNRVPISGILLKSVYHAGQFLNASLDKASDLNERHSYLLKVELEHPKITTKIAFVQIAGLIARRILSTIEEGDRLIAGERFGMIRFGSRMDVYLPLHIAPLVCVGQYVLGGETPLADLTSEEPARKGLLK, from the coding sequence ATGAATTCAGTTTCCCTCAAAATACATAAAGCTGCATGGCCTTTTGTTGGTGTTTTTATACTTATAACGCTCATTTTTTTTAGCTTCTCAAAATTCTTAGGGGTTTTAGGTCTTATTTTAACACTCTGGTGTCTTTATTTTTTTAGAGATCCCGATCGCGTCGTTCCTACGAGAGAAGGTCTTGTTTTAAGCCCTGCAGACGGTCATGTTCAAGCAATTGAATTGGCGTCAATGCCAAAAGAACTTGGCCTTAAAGGAGAATTCTTACGAATCAGTATTTTTTTAAATATCTTTGATGTCCATGTTAATCGTGTTCCTATTTCAGGAATTCTTTTAAAAAGTGTTTACCATGCAGGACAATTCTTAAACGCTTCTCTTGATAAAGCAAGCGACCTGAATGAACGCCATTCTTATCTTTTGAAAGTTGAACTGGAACATCCTAAAATCACCACAAAAATCGCTTTTGTACAGATTGCAGGACTTATTGCACGGAGAATCTTAAGCACCATTGAAGAGGGCGATCGCCTTATTGCAGGTGAAAGATTTGGAATGATTCGCTTTGGAAGCCGTATGGATGTTTATCTTCCTTTACATATTGCGCCCCTTGTCTGCGTAGGCCAATATGTTTTAGGAGGTGAAACCCCTCTTGCAGATCTTACTTCTGAAGAACCTGCACGCAAAGGCCTTTTAAAATAA